From a single Micromonospora carbonacea genomic region:
- a CDS encoding serine/threonine-protein kinase, with amino-acid sequence MTDTPPGALRLPIVPGLTDLEVFARGGYATVYRATQISVGREVAVKVENRTLDNERDQARFLREARAAGRMSSHPHVVDLFDVGVTVDRHPYLIMELCDGSYAERMRTSPLGPAETRDLGVKIADALAHSHANGVLHRDVKPANILYSHFNPAVLADFGLAVLGEVRDPTVTLEVLTPAYAPPEMFNHSPPSPAVDVYSLCATLYAVMFGRPPRWQSERSPSLVTVLEMFHQPIPGLPGVPEELVDVLRAGMSNDPGARPSAIELRGLLAALPLDPVSAPVSGAPISGGPTSGGPTGTTTGSPSTSGSLYGTSQPGVTGGPSTSGGLYGTGQPSRPAPRPPVTHDHPTEPVTSGRRWRRRWFLGGAGALALAASASAGAWVAGSAPATPTPTPVVTVGGTTTASRWGALPGCVSGSAGPAELPAGARCVAELQCYGPMRVRGTRADAPRLPCDGRHTWEAYAEGELPAALVDAAHDEVAADPQVRQVCSPVTFRLTSGIAYTSGWRLEVLPPAADGPDRTFRCLAGRGVDGLYEPTLTGR; translated from the coding sequence GTGACCGACACCCCGCCTGGCGCCCTGCGGCTGCCCATCGTGCCCGGTCTGACCGATCTGGAGGTATTTGCCCGGGGCGGCTACGCGACCGTCTACCGGGCCACCCAGATCTCCGTCGGGCGGGAGGTCGCGGTCAAGGTCGAGAACCGCACCCTGGACAACGAGCGGGACCAGGCCCGCTTCCTGCGCGAGGCGCGGGCCGCCGGGAGGATGTCGTCGCACCCGCACGTGGTGGACCTCTTCGACGTCGGCGTCACCGTCGACCGGCACCCCTACCTGATCATGGAGCTGTGCGACGGGTCCTACGCCGAGCGGATGCGCACCTCGCCCCTGGGCCCGGCGGAGACCCGCGACCTCGGCGTGAAGATCGCCGACGCGCTCGCCCACTCGCACGCCAACGGCGTGCTGCACCGCGACGTCAAGCCGGCGAACATCCTGTACTCGCACTTCAACCCGGCGGTGCTGGCCGACTTCGGGCTCGCCGTGCTGGGCGAGGTGCGCGACCCGACGGTGACCCTGGAGGTGCTCACCCCGGCCTACGCGCCGCCGGAGATGTTCAACCACAGCCCGCCGTCGCCGGCCGTCGACGTCTACTCGCTCTGCGCCACCCTCTACGCCGTCATGTTCGGCCGCCCGCCGCGCTGGCAGTCCGAGCGCAGCCCCAGCCTGGTCACCGTGCTGGAGATGTTCCACCAGCCGATCCCCGGGCTGCCCGGGGTGCCGGAGGAGCTGGTCGACGTGCTGCGGGCCGGCATGTCGAACGACCCGGGGGCCCGCCCGTCCGCCATCGAGCTGCGCGGCCTGCTCGCCGCCCTGCCGCTCGACCCGGTCAGCGCGCCCGTCAGCGGCGCCCCGATCTCCGGCGGCCCCACGTCCGGCGGCCCGACCGGCACCACCACCGGCAGCCCGTCCACGTCCGGGAGCCTCTACGGCACCAGCCAGCCCGGCGTCACCGGGGGCCCGTCCACCTCCGGCGGCCTCTACGGCACCGGCCAGCCGTCCCGTCCCGCCCCGCGCCCCCCGGTGACGCACGACCACCCCACCGAGCCGGTGACGTCCGGGCGTCGGTGGCGGCGGCGCTGGTTCCTCGGCGGCGCGGGGGCGCTCGCGCTGGCCGCCTCGGCGAGCGCCGGGGCCTGGGTCGCCGGGAGCGCGCCCGCCACGCCGACGCCCACCCCCGTCGTCACGGTGGGCGGCACGACGACGGCCAGCAGGTGGGGGGCGCTGCCGGGCTGCGTATCCGGGTCGGCGGGCCCGGCCGAGCTGCCGGCGGGCGCGCGGTGCGTCGCCGAGTTGCAGTGCTACGGGCCGATGCGGGTGCGCGGCACCCGGGCGGACGCGCCCCGACTGCCCTGCGACGGCCGGCACACCTGGGAGGCCTACGCCGAGGGGGAGCTGCCGGCCGCCCTGGTCGACGCCGCGCACGACGAGGTGGCCGCCGACCCGCAGGTGCGTCAGGTGTGCAGTCCGGTGACGTTCCGGCTGACCAGCGGGATCGCGTACACCAGCGGTTGGCGGCTGGAGGTGCTGCCGCCGGCGGCGGACGGCCCGGACCGCACGTTCCGGTGCCTGGCCGGGCGCGGCGTCGACGGGTTGTACGAGCCGACCCTCACCGGTCGCTGA
- a CDS encoding RidA family protein, whose translation MGNGPHAKLAELGLTLPDVVPPVASYVPAVQSGQHVFVSGQLPMADGKLLATGKVGAGVSAEQAKDLAQRCALNGLAAVDALVGLENVVKVVKVTGFVASAPGFTGQPGVINGASDLFGAVFGEAGRHARSAVGVSELPLDAPVEVELIVEVA comes from the coding sequence GTGGGCAACGGGCCGCACGCGAAGCTCGCCGAGCTCGGGCTGACCCTGCCCGACGTGGTGCCCCCGGTGGCCAGCTACGTGCCGGCCGTGCAGTCCGGGCAGCACGTCTTCGTCTCCGGGCAGCTCCCGATGGCCGACGGCAAGCTGCTGGCCACCGGCAAGGTCGGCGCGGGGGTCTCCGCCGAGCAGGCCAAGGACCTGGCGCAGCGGTGTGCGCTGAACGGCCTCGCCGCCGTCGACGCGCTGGTCGGCCTGGAGAACGTGGTCAAGGTCGTCAAGGTGACCGGCTTCGTGGCCAGCGCGCCCGGCTTCACCGGCCAGCCCGGCGTGATCAACGGCGCGTCCGACCTGTTCGGCGCGGTCTTCGGCGAGGCGGGCCGGCACGCCCGCTCCGCGGTAGGCGTCTCGGAGCTCCCCCTGGACGCCCCGGTAGAGGTCGAACTGATCGTCGAGGTCGCCTGA
- a CDS encoding alpha/beta hydrolase encodes MPRTTRSLAAAGIAGIVLAGTAVAPAGAAPPTAGFGRPATSDRTDPVEARRVDSVPTPKLDWYACYGTAECATVRLPLDYDKPKGATTEVAVLRVKARDQKNRIGSLFVNPGGPGGSGTDLALAAPYFLGDDLLDRFDIVGVDPRGVAASENVRCFPSVKEQTKAYAGLNVAFPWTKAEEQAYVASSKAVGRACSSTGKPLTGAMSTAEVARDMEVLRRAVGDPKLSYLGFSYGTALGQYYANMLPDRVRAVVVDGVLDPNAWVGQGKARNQLQETRLASADGAYKALREILRRCASAGPQACALAAGDPVAAVETVATRLRRKPLVFDDPETGETYTVSYADYVGAMLNDLYAPYGYDDIVGMTADLLVLTDPTAAPTARRAETRTALARRAATAATQQARRGYDFPYDNSLETFLGVDCTDAYHPKDAGSWPALAAKQDARAPYFGRIWAWATAPCARGTWTVRDEDAYPGPFDRRTSAPVLVVGNYWDPATNYQGAVASAALLPNSRLLSSDNWGHTAYGTSACATGAIEAYLIDGTLPAEGKVCVGDVQPFAEPAAGAAGTRVTATKDDLARRAAPARGEPKRLPPVVAPLPAVGTLTVR; translated from the coding sequence ATGCCCCGCACAACCCGGTCTCTCGCCGCAGCAGGAATCGCGGGGATCGTCCTCGCCGGAACGGCCGTCGCGCCGGCCGGCGCGGCACCGCCCACCGCCGGCTTCGGTCGTCCGGCCACCTCGGACCGGACCGACCCCGTCGAGGCCAGGCGCGTCGACAGCGTGCCGACGCCGAAGCTCGACTGGTACGCCTGCTACGGCACCGCCGAGTGCGCGACCGTGCGGCTCCCGCTCGACTACGACAAGCCGAAGGGCGCCACCACCGAGGTGGCGGTGCTGCGGGTCAAGGCGCGCGACCAGAAGAACCGGATCGGCAGCCTCTTCGTCAACCCGGGCGGCCCCGGCGGCTCCGGCACCGACCTGGCGCTCGCCGCGCCGTACTTCCTCGGCGACGACCTGCTCGACCGTTTCGACATCGTCGGCGTCGACCCGCGCGGCGTCGCGGCCAGCGAGAACGTCAGGTGCTTCCCGTCGGTCAAGGAGCAGACCAAGGCGTACGCCGGGCTGAACGTGGCCTTCCCGTGGACGAAGGCCGAGGAGCAGGCGTACGTCGCCTCGTCGAAGGCGGTCGGCAGGGCGTGCTCCAGCACCGGCAAGCCGCTCACCGGCGCCATGTCGACGGCCGAGGTCGCCCGGGACATGGAGGTGCTGCGCCGGGCCGTCGGCGACCCGAAGCTGAGCTACCTCGGCTTCAGCTACGGCACCGCCCTCGGGCAGTACTACGCCAACATGCTCCCCGACCGGGTCCGGGCCGTCGTCGTCGACGGCGTGCTCGACCCGAACGCGTGGGTGGGGCAGGGCAAGGCCCGCAACCAGCTCCAGGAGACCCGGCTGGCCAGCGCCGACGGCGCGTACAAGGCGCTGCGGGAGATCCTGAGGCGCTGCGCCTCCGCCGGCCCGCAGGCCTGCGCGCTCGCCGCCGGTGACCCCGTCGCCGCCGTCGAGACCGTGGCGACGCGGCTGCGCAGGAAGCCCCTGGTGTTCGACGACCCGGAGACCGGGGAGACGTACACGGTCAGCTACGCCGACTACGTCGGCGCGATGCTGAACGACCTCTACGCCCCGTACGGCTACGACGACATCGTCGGGATGACCGCCGACCTGCTGGTGCTCACCGACCCGACGGCGGCCCCGACGGCCCGCCGTGCCGAGACCCGCACGGCGCTCGCCCGCCGCGCCGCCACCGCCGCCACCCAGCAGGCCCGCCGCGGGTACGACTTCCCGTACGACAACAGCCTGGAGACCTTCCTCGGGGTGGACTGCACCGACGCGTACCACCCGAAGGACGCCGGCTCGTGGCCGGCGCTGGCCGCGAAGCAGGACGCGCGGGCGCCCTACTTCGGCCGGATCTGGGCCTGGGCCACCGCGCCGTGCGCCCGCGGCACCTGGACGGTGCGGGACGAGGATGCCTACCCCGGGCCGTTCGACAGGCGCACCAGCGCCCCGGTGCTGGTGGTCGGCAACTACTGGGACCCGGCGACCAACTACCAGGGCGCGGTCGCCTCGGCGGCGCTGCTGCCGAACAGCCGCCTGCTCAGCAGTGACAACTGGGGCCACACCGCGTACGGCACCTCGGCGTGCGCGACCGGAGCCATCGAGGCGTACCTGATCGACGGGACGCTGCCGGCCGAGGGCAAGGTCTGCGTCGGCGACGTCCAACCCTTCGCCGAGCCGGCCGCCGGTGCGGCCGGCACCCGGGTCACCGCGACGAAGGACGACCTGGCCCGGCGGGCCGCGCCGGCCCGCGGCGAGCCGAAGCGGCTGCCCCCGGTGGTCGCCCCGCTGCCGGCGGTCGGCACGCTGACCGTCCGCTGA
- a CDS encoding DUF4177 domain-containing protein codes for MQKWEYSTVPLLVHATKQILDTWGEDGWELVSVVPGPNPEQLVAYLKRPKA; via the coding sequence ATGCAGAAGTGGGAATACTCGACCGTCCCGCTGCTGGTCCACGCGACCAAGCAGATCCTCGACACCTGGGGCGAGGACGGCTGGGAACTCGTCTCCGTGGTCCCCGGCCCCAACCCGGAGCAGCTCGTGGCGTACCTCAAGCGGCCGAAGGCGTGA
- a CDS encoding adenylate/guanylate cyclase domain-containing protein codes for MTCPVCGTVAVPGARFCHNCGAALPAAATLPAAERRVVTVLFGDLSDFTSWSEDLDPERVGAVTDRVLAALAGAVKTFGGHVDKLTGDGIMAVFGAPVAHEDDAERAVRAALSMQRAVRRVLDDERGGGAPLGLRVGLNTGDVIAGIQAAIEYTVIGDTVNTAARLADAAAVGAVYAGARTSAATRHVASWRALRPLRLKGKREPVEAYELLGLLDAPGTRSGLGDEAPFVGRETEIGRVAGRLAEVIDRGEPRVLLMTAEAGIGKSRFAAEVERLAAGYDVGAGRYAAHTGARVLSVRCAAFGERRRLAPLADLVRAAVGLPNDTATALTRPAVEERLRRLNQRIGRLGDDAPPVAADQLLALLGYADLPAGNPADQGEWGGGAQQPADVDAVPNAVADLLSALAAEAPLVVLVDDLHDATTETIRALGVALSRIAGPVLVLLLGRPELVRTAGALTRVADAEVHALPPLRGADAARLLTSYLGGGKLPQPDADRLLATAQGNPFYLAELVTLLMERGALTAVADRSAPANSGWRLAPGSLGSRLLSRDLAAVLAARIDALPPDARSVLRDAAVVGDTVPDGGLEALREQRAGRDGRPAAVVAVELDRAVEELLQRRMLHRTRTGYAFATPLMREAAYSGVSKAELAERHAALARWAAPDGPAAPGGFTDTARDAFVAEHVERAAALADAVKLRPDAPARTVAPLGVAALGRAARRSLQAGEPAAAVEYAERAAELARDGLPAADRVVHARALLQVGRPGDALAYAEKIAANAGDDAGTRASALLLAGQAHQTLGDQGRAVASWQEALQVAGVGGLPNLRASAMRRLGMADFIAGRLGQASSRLAASYQVSLAAQDRRGQAWSLQNLAWVTTTRGDFAGTDAVLSRAARLFAELKDPYGRAWLRGTTAFARLLAGRLREARRLARVFLPFGERVGEAWAVGTLRAVEAFAGAELGELGEADGAARRAYRDFAEVSDDWGRGFALVARGVVARGLGEPEHAADLLADALSYAERTSHPLLTGMAGTLRGFVALDLGDCETAERSARAVLTTVEPHNPQAPAQVGPRVLLATARLAAGDPATAVGLLAPVATAAANAPSLLFSRQQTMARYASALLAHGQLDQALDWAHRALAVPAEDVRSQVIAASVLAEALAACGRPVEALARAEEAVRLAYATEQRSERLAADALRVRLRG; via the coding sequence GTGACCTGCCCCGTCTGCGGGACGGTCGCCGTGCCGGGGGCCCGGTTCTGCCACAACTGCGGAGCCGCGCTGCCGGCCGCCGCCACGCTGCCCGCCGCCGAACGGCGGGTCGTCACCGTGCTGTTCGGCGACCTGTCCGACTTCACCTCCTGGTCGGAGGACCTCGACCCGGAACGCGTCGGCGCGGTCACCGACCGGGTGCTCGCCGCCCTCGCCGGGGCCGTGAAGACGTTCGGCGGGCACGTCGACAAGCTCACCGGCGACGGGATCATGGCCGTCTTCGGCGCGCCCGTCGCCCACGAGGACGACGCCGAGCGGGCCGTCCGCGCCGCCCTGTCCATGCAGCGGGCGGTGCGCCGGGTGCTCGACGACGAGCGGGGCGGCGGCGCGCCGCTCGGCCTGCGCGTCGGCCTGAACACCGGCGACGTGATCGCCGGCATCCAGGCGGCCATCGAATACACCGTCATCGGTGACACCGTCAACACCGCCGCCCGGCTCGCCGACGCCGCCGCCGTCGGCGCCGTCTACGCCGGGGCCCGCACCTCCGCCGCCACCCGGCACGTGGCGTCCTGGCGGGCGCTGCGCCCGCTGCGGCTCAAGGGCAAGCGGGAACCCGTCGAGGCGTACGAGCTGCTCGGCCTCCTCGACGCCCCCGGCACCCGCTCCGGCCTCGGCGACGAGGCCCCGTTCGTCGGCCGGGAGACCGAGATCGGCCGGGTCGCCGGCCGGCTCGCCGAGGTCATCGACCGGGGCGAGCCCCGGGTGCTGCTGATGACCGCCGAGGCGGGCATCGGCAAGTCCCGGTTCGCCGCCGAGGTCGAACGCCTCGCCGCCGGCTACGACGTCGGGGCCGGCCGGTACGCCGCGCACACCGGCGCGCGGGTGCTGTCCGTGCGCTGCGCCGCGTTCGGCGAACGCCGTCGGCTCGCGCCCCTGGCCGACCTGGTCCGCGCCGCCGTCGGCCTGCCCAACGACACGGCCACCGCGCTGACCCGGCCCGCCGTCGAGGAGCGGCTGCGCCGGCTCAACCAGCGCATCGGCCGGCTCGGGGACGACGCCCCGCCGGTCGCCGCCGACCAGTTGCTGGCCCTGCTCGGCTACGCCGACCTGCCCGCCGGCAACCCGGCCGACCAGGGCGAGTGGGGCGGCGGCGCGCAGCAGCCCGCCGACGTGGACGCCGTGCCCAACGCGGTCGCCGACCTGCTCAGCGCCCTGGCCGCCGAAGCGCCGCTGGTGGTGCTCGTCGACGATCTGCACGACGCCACCACCGAGACGATCCGCGCCCTCGGGGTCGCCCTGTCCCGCATCGCCGGCCCGGTGCTGGTGCTGCTGCTCGGCCGCCCCGAGCTGGTCCGCACCGCCGGCGCGCTGACCCGGGTCGCCGACGCCGAGGTGCACGCCCTGCCCCCGCTGCGCGGCGCCGACGCGGCCCGGCTGCTCACCAGCTACCTCGGCGGCGGGAAGCTGCCGCAGCCCGACGCCGACCGGCTGCTCGCCACCGCCCAGGGCAACCCGTTCTACCTCGCCGAGCTGGTCACCCTGCTCATGGAGCGGGGCGCGCTGACCGCCGTGGCCGACCGGTCCGCCCCGGCCAACTCCGGCTGGCGGCTCGCCCCCGGCTCGCTGGGCAGCCGGCTGCTCTCCCGCGACCTCGCCGCCGTGCTCGCCGCGCGCATCGACGCGCTGCCGCCGGACGCCCGGTCGGTGCTGCGCGACGCCGCCGTCGTCGGCGACACCGTGCCCGACGGCGGGCTGGAGGCGCTGCGCGAGCAGCGCGCCGGGCGGGACGGCCGACCGGCCGCCGTGGTCGCCGTCGAGCTGGACCGGGCCGTCGAGGAGCTGCTGCAACGCCGGATGCTGCACCGCACCCGCACCGGGTACGCGTTCGCCACCCCGCTGATGCGGGAGGCCGCGTACTCCGGGGTGAGCAAGGCCGAGCTGGCCGAGCGGCACGCGGCGCTGGCCCGGTGGGCCGCCCCCGACGGGCCGGCCGCGCCGGGCGGGTTCACCGACACCGCCCGCGACGCGTTCGTCGCCGAGCACGTCGAGCGGGCCGCCGCGCTCGCCGACGCCGTCAAGCTGCGCCCGGACGCGCCGGCCCGCACCGTCGCGCCGCTGGGCGTGGCCGCGCTGGGCCGGGCCGCCCGCCGGTCCCTGCAGGCCGGGGAGCCGGCCGCCGCCGTCGAGTACGCCGAACGCGCCGCCGAGCTGGCCCGGGACGGGCTGCCCGCCGCCGACCGGGTGGTGCACGCCCGCGCGCTGCTCCAGGTCGGCCGGCCCGGGGACGCGCTCGCCTACGCCGAGAAGATCGCCGCCAACGCCGGGGACGACGCGGGCACCCGGGCCAGCGCCCTGCTGCTCGCCGGGCAGGCCCACCAGACCCTCGGCGACCAGGGCCGGGCCGTGGCCTCCTGGCAGGAGGCGTTGCAGGTGGCCGGCGTCGGCGGGCTGCCCAACCTGCGCGCCTCGGCGATGCGCCGGCTCGGCATGGCCGACTTCATCGCCGGCCGGCTCGGCCAGGCCAGCAGCCGGCTCGCCGCGTCCTACCAGGTCAGCCTCGCGGCGCAGGACCGGCGGGGGCAGGCGTGGTCGTTGCAGAACCTGGCCTGGGTCACCACCACCCGCGGCGACTTCGCCGGCACCGACGCGGTGCTGAGCCGGGCCGCCCGCCTCTTCGCCGAGCTGAAGGACCCGTACGGGCGGGCGTGGCTGCGCGGCACCACGGCGTTCGCCCGGCTGCTCGCCGGCCGGCTGCGCGAGGCCCGCCGGCTGGCGCGGGTCTTCCTGCCGTTCGGGGAGCGGGTCGGCGAGGCGTGGGCCGTCGGCACGCTGCGCGCCGTCGAGGCGTTCGCCGGGGCGGAGCTGGGCGAACTGGGCGAGGCCGACGGGGCGGCCCGCCGGGCGTACCGGGACTTCGCCGAGGTCTCCGACGACTGGGGGCGGGGCTTCGCCTTGGTGGCGCGGGGGGTGGTCGCCCGGGGGCTGGGCGAGCCGGAGCATGCCGCCGACCTGCTCGCCGACGCCCTGTCGTACGCCGAGCGGACCTCGCACCCGCTGCTCACCGGGATGGCCGGCACGCTGCGCGGCTTCGTGGCGCTGGACCTGGGCGACTGCGAGACCGCCGAACGGTCGGCGCGGGCGGTGCTGACCACCGTCGAGCCGCACAACCCGCAGGCCCCCGCCCAGGTGGGCCCCCGGGTGCTGCTGGCCACCGCCCGGCTCGCCGCCGGCGACCCGGCGACCGCCGTGGGGCTGCTCGCCCCGGTGGCCACCGCCGCCGCGAACGCGCCCTCGCTGCTCTTCTCCCGCCAGCAGACCATGGCCCGGTACGCTTCCGCGCTGCTCGCCCACGGCCAGCTCGACCAGGCGCTCGACTGGGCGCACCGGGCCCTGGCCGTCCCCGCCGAGGACGTGCGCAGCCAGGTGATCGCGGCGAGCGTGCTGGCCGAGGCGCTGGCCGCCTGCGGGCGTCCCGTCGAGGCGCTGGCCCGGGCCGAGGAGGCGGTGCGCCTGGCGTACGCGACGGAGCAGCGCAGCGAGCGGCTCGCGGCCGACGCGCTGCGCGTGCGCCTGCGGGGGTAA
- a CDS encoding MBL fold metallo-hydrolase, with product MTGHITAAVAALADELPGWVTLLRAPNPGPMTLDGTNTWVLRAGPGAPALVVDPGPADDGHLAAIAAHAPVATVLITHGHPDHTEGSPRLRELLGGAPVRAVDPAHSHGGPPLTAGEALPAAGLTVRALPTPGHTGDSVCFLVEHGDERVVLTGDTILGRGTTVVAHPDGQLGAYFDSLELLSTYRGIPALPGHGPALADCGAAAEFYLAHRRARLDQVRQAVAEGARTAPEVVARVYADVDRSLWWAAEWSVRAQLDYLGVPPEPAGRS from the coding sequence ATGACCGGGCACATCACGGCGGCCGTGGCCGCGCTGGCTGACGAGCTGCCGGGATGGGTGACCCTGCTGCGGGCACCGAACCCGGGGCCGATGACCCTCGACGGCACCAACACGTGGGTGCTGCGGGCCGGGCCCGGCGCGCCCGCCCTGGTCGTCGACCCGGGGCCCGCCGACGACGGGCACCTGGCCGCGATCGCCGCCCACGCCCCCGTCGCCACCGTGCTGATCACCCACGGGCACCCTGACCACACCGAGGGCTCGCCCCGGCTGCGCGAGCTGCTCGGCGGGGCGCCCGTGCGGGCCGTCGACCCCGCGCACAGCCACGGCGGTCCGCCGCTGACCGCCGGCGAGGCCCTGCCCGCCGCCGGCCTCACCGTGCGGGCGCTGCCCACCCCCGGGCACACCGGCGACTCCGTCTGCTTCCTCGTCGAGCACGGCGACGAGCGGGTCGTGCTCACCGGCGACACCATCCTCGGGCGGGGCACCACCGTCGTCGCCCACCCCGACGGGCAGCTCGGGGCATACTTCGACAGCCTGGAGCTGCTCTCGACGTACCGGGGGATCCCGGCGCTGCCCGGCCACGGCCCGGCGCTGGCCGACTGCGGCGCCGCCGCCGAGTTCTACCTCGCCCACCGCCGCGCCCGGCTCGACCAGGTGCGGCAGGCGGTCGCCGAGGGCGCGCGGACCGCCCCCGAGGTGGTGGCCCGGGTGTACGCGGACGTCGACCGGTCGCTGTGGTGGGCGGCCGAGTGGTCGGTCCGCGCGCAACTGGACTACCTGGGGGTGCCCCCCGAACCGGCGGGCCGGTCGTGA
- a CDS encoding ArsA family ATPase, whose amino-acid sequence MRAAERPADPVSTQWPARLNVVTGKGGTGKTSVAAALALALAADGRRTLLVEVEGRQGIAQLFGTDPLPYAERHLTDAPGGGEVRALAVDAEEALLEYLDMFYKLGAAGRALRKLGAIDFATTIAPGLRDVLLTGKVKEATTRKAGQRRAYDAVVLDAPPTGRIGRFLNVTAETARLAKVGPIKTQSEGVAALLRSPMTAVHVVTLLEEMPVQETMDAVAELTQLGFPVGRVIVNAARPPLPAGRPVTAAELRRGLAAAGLPADRETVAGLAAEARDQRIRRDLEDSLRGDLADLGLPLTELPLLPDGVDRAGLAELSRVLVRAD is encoded by the coding sequence GTGCGAGCAGCTGAGCGGCCGGCCGACCCGGTCTCCACGCAGTGGCCGGCGCGCCTGAACGTCGTGACCGGCAAGGGTGGCACCGGCAAGACCAGCGTGGCGGCGGCCCTGGCCCTGGCACTGGCCGCCGACGGCCGGCGCACCCTGCTGGTCGAGGTCGAGGGGCGGCAGGGCATCGCCCAGCTCTTCGGCACCGACCCGCTGCCGTACGCCGAGCGCCACCTCACCGACGCGCCGGGCGGCGGGGAGGTGCGGGCCCTCGCGGTGGACGCCGAGGAGGCCCTGCTGGAATACCTCGACATGTTCTACAAGCTCGGCGCGGCCGGCCGGGCGCTGCGCAAGCTCGGCGCGATCGACTTCGCCACCACCATCGCCCCCGGCCTGCGGGACGTGCTGCTCACCGGCAAGGTCAAGGAGGCGACGACCCGCAAGGCCGGGCAACGCCGGGCGTACGACGCGGTGGTGCTGGACGCGCCGCCGACCGGGCGGATCGGCCGGTTCCTCAACGTGACGGCGGAGACGGCCCGGCTGGCCAAGGTCGGCCCGATCAAGACCCAGAGCGAGGGGGTCGCCGCGCTGCTGCGCTCCCCGATGACCGCGGTGCACGTGGTGACGCTGCTGGAGGAGATGCCGGTCCAGGAGACGATGGACGCCGTCGCCGAGCTCACCCAGCTCGGCTTTCCGGTGGGACGGGTGATCGTCAACGCCGCCCGGCCGCCGCTGCCCGCCGGCCGGCCGGTGACCGCCGCCGAGTTGCGGCGTGGCCTGGCCGCCGCCGGGCTGCCGGCCGACCGGGAGACCGTCGCCGGGCTCGCCGCCGAGGCCCGGGACCAGCGGATCCGCCGGGACCTGGAGGACTCGTTGCGCGGCGACCTGGCCGATCTGGGCCTGCCCCTGACCGAGCTGCCGCTGCTGCCCGACGGGGTGGACCGGGCGGGGCTGGCGGAGCTGTCCCGGGTGCTCGTGCGGGCCGATTGA
- a CDS encoding Rv0361 family membrane protein, giving the protein MTQPPHGGATGSPSGPPSGDHTPGPPGGPVSPAPPGASPFGSPAGPAPFGSPATQPFPFGGPAGPGAGAIPPPPPGYPPYHAPGAPKQRRGVLVASLVAVLALLLCGGGGAAAFFTLRSTENGEGATEPTVAVENFLTAVYRERDARKAAGYVCAAARDDRKITAKVAELKRYAEQYSDARFRWTGPKVDNQTGDRATVTTRVTMTTSDEKVADQDLRFTVVQKTGWWVCEIA; this is encoded by the coding sequence ATGACCCAACCGCCCCACGGCGGCGCCACCGGATCGCCCAGCGGTCCGCCCTCCGGCGACCACACGCCCGGCCCACCGGGCGGGCCGGTCTCCCCCGCGCCGCCGGGCGCCAGCCCGTTCGGCTCCCCGGCCGGGCCCGCGCCGTTCGGCTCCCCGGCGACCCAGCCCTTCCCCTTCGGCGGCCCCGCGGGGCCGGGGGCCGGCGCGATCCCGCCACCCCCGCCGGGCTACCCGCCTTACCACGCACCGGGCGCGCCGAAGCAGCGGCGGGGCGTGCTCGTCGCCTCGCTCGTGGCGGTCCTGGCGCTGCTGCTCTGCGGTGGCGGCGGCGCCGCCGCGTTCTTCACCCTGCGCAGCACGGAGAACGGCGAGGGCGCGACGGAGCCGACGGTCGCCGTGGAGAACTTCCTCACCGCCGTCTACCGGGAACGGGACGCCCGCAAGGCGGCCGGCTACGTCTGCGCCGCCGCCCGCGACGACCGCAAGATCACCGCCAAGGTCGCGGAGCTGAAGCGGTACGCCGAGCAGTACTCCGACGCCCGGTTCCGGTGGACCGGCCCGAAGGTGGACAACCAGACCGGCGACCGGGCCACCGTCACCACGAGGGTGACCATGACGACGTCCGACGAGAAGGTCGCCGACCAGGATCTCCGCTTCACCGTCGTGCAGAAGACCGGCTGGTGGGTCTGCGAGATCGCCTGA